From Zhongshania aliphaticivorans, one genomic window encodes:
- a CDS encoding type II secretion system F family protein, protein MVSGSSPAQRFVLFQALYQASQSGENNWDQVVALLSKGQRAAQRAQLDELADQFASGQRIVLDELREGGMFTPWELQFMRLGLAVGNLAKIYLRLAEHYRLQSEFRRNLRRHLWGPVLVLVACALGLPLMVLSGGFISMPQAVGLAMAGLLPLGAAYGLWQVAQYSAWFRRVCLGVAYRLPGLGSALTQYQNYHYMNHLADCISADFSLPQALKQAARRLPEAPVNSRYFKLASEVEAGGRFSSALLSSGILEGVAMPPVSEMRDAKQVPALLGLAIHRACEEQLLFWAGWLPWLLLGMLPFIVVLNAWFLGQ, encoded by the coding sequence ATGGTTTCAGGATCTAGCCCCGCGCAACGTTTTGTCTTATTTCAAGCACTCTATCAAGCCAGCCAATCTGGCGAAAACAATTGGGATCAGGTTGTCGCCTTATTGAGCAAGGGGCAGCGCGCTGCTCAGCGGGCACAATTAGATGAACTTGCTGATCAGTTTGCCAGTGGGCAACGCATTGTCTTGGACGAACTCCGCGAGGGCGGCATGTTCACCCCGTGGGAGCTGCAATTTATGCGACTGGGTTTGGCGGTGGGCAATTTAGCAAAAATCTATTTGCGCCTTGCTGAACACTATCGCTTGCAAAGCGAGTTTAGGCGTAACCTGCGACGTCATTTGTGGGGGCCGGTTTTGGTGTTGGTGGCTTGTGCCTTGGGCCTGCCGTTGATGGTGCTGAGCGGGGGCTTTATAAGCATGCCGCAGGCGGTCGGGCTGGCGATGGCCGGCTTATTGCCGTTAGGCGCAGCCTATGGACTTTGGCAAGTGGCGCAGTATTCAGCGTGGTTTAGGCGCGTCTGTCTCGGTGTGGCCTATCGTTTGCCGGGATTAGGTTCCGCGCTAACGCAATACCAAAATTACCATTATATGAATCATTTGGCTGATTGTATCAGCGCTGACTTTTCACTACCCCAGGCTTTAAAGCAAGCCGCACGGCGTTTACCCGAGGCGCCAGTGAATAGCCGCTATTTTAAGTTGGCGAGTGAAGTTGAGGCCGGGGGGCGATTTTCGAGTGCTTTGCTAAGCAGCGGGATTCTGGAGGGTGTGGCTATGCCTCCAGTGTCAGAAATGCGAGATGCAAAACAAGTGCCGGCCCTATTGGGCCTGGCGATTCATCGAGCGTGTGAGGAACAATTGTTGTTTTGGGCGGGATGGTTGCCCTGGCTGTTGCTGGGCATGTTACCGTTTATAGTCGTGCTTAATGCATGGTTTCTCGGGCAGTAA
- a CDS encoding DnaJ domain-containing protein: MIIRLLFAVLVLYGLYRFVKTVQAKPANERRGYYTSLIIGLGAAALVLLSVTGRVHWIAGLVGGALPFVRQYILKHIYHRISGKTKGSAQDEQAPPQRPSSNMNQQQALNVLGLKPGASDEEIITAHRQLMQKFHPDRGGNDFLASQINDAKDVLLGKRGS, encoded by the coding sequence ATGATCATTCGTTTACTTTTTGCAGTGCTTGTTCTCTACGGCCTGTATCGTTTTGTAAAAACCGTACAAGCCAAACCTGCCAATGAGCGCCGAGGCTACTATACCAGCCTAATTATTGGCTTAGGCGCGGCTGCGCTGGTACTGCTGTCAGTAACCGGCAGAGTTCATTGGATTGCGGGCCTCGTTGGCGGCGCCCTGCCCTTTGTCCGCCAGTATATTCTTAAGCACATATACCATCGCATCAGCGGCAAAACCAAGGGCAGCGCGCAAGATGAACAGGCACCCCCGCAACGCCCCAGCAGCAATATGAATCAGCAGCAGGCCCTCAATGTACTCGGCCTTAAACCCGGGGCCAGTGACGAAGAAATCATTACCGCGCATCGTCAATTAATGCAGAAATTCCATCCTGATCGCGGCGGCAATGACTTTCTCGCCAGTCAAATAAACGATGCTAAAGATGTGCTGCTGGGCAAACGCGGCAGCTGA
- the htpX gene encoding protease HtpX yields the protein MMRILLFLATNLAVVFVASITLSLLGVESIMASNGIDLNLSSLLVFCAVFGMSGSLISLLISKWMAKRATHAQVITTPNTSEERWLLETVAELAQKAGIGMPEVAIFPSPSANAFATGWNRNAALVAVSEGLLRQMRRNEVRAVLAHEIGHVANGDMITLTLIQGVVNTFVMFFARIIGHTVDRTVFKTERGHGIAFYVTTFIAEMVLGILASTIVMWFSRWREFRADAAGASLAGRDDMIAALQRLQAQQGLPTDLPGEMSAFGISSQTKSDLAALFSSHPPLEKRIQALRNSL from the coding sequence ATGATGCGAATTCTGTTATTTCTTGCCACCAACTTGGCGGTCGTTTTCGTTGCGAGTATTACCCTGAGCCTACTCGGCGTAGAAAGTATCATGGCCAGCAATGGCATTGATCTAAATCTCAGCTCGCTGCTGGTTTTCTGCGCGGTTTTTGGCATGAGTGGATCGCTGATCTCCCTGCTTATCTCCAAATGGATGGCCAAACGCGCCACGCATGCGCAAGTCATCACCACACCCAATACCAGCGAAGAGCGCTGGTTACTCGAAACAGTTGCCGAGCTGGCTCAAAAAGCCGGTATCGGTATGCCGGAGGTCGCGATATTCCCATCGCCATCGGCCAATGCCTTTGCCACCGGCTGGAACCGCAATGCAGCGCTCGTTGCCGTATCAGAAGGCCTGCTGCGACAAATGCGCCGCAATGAAGTGCGCGCGGTACTCGCCCACGAGATTGGCCACGTCGCCAATGGCGATATGATTACCTTGACCCTAATTCAAGGCGTGGTGAACACCTTTGTGATGTTTTTTGCTCGAATTATTGGCCACACTGTGGATCGCACGGTCTTTAAAACCGAGCGTGGTCACGGCATTGCGTTTTATGTCACCACGTTTATCGCCGAAATGGTCTTGGGCATTTTGGCATCGACTATTGTGATGTGGTTTTCACGGTGGCGGGAATTTCGCGCCGACGCCGCGGGCGCCAGCCTTGCCGGCCGCGACGACATGATCGCCGCGCTGCAGCGCTTGCAAGCTCAACAGGGCTTGCCCACAGACCTACCCGGCGAAATGAGCGCCTTTGGTATTAGCAGCCAGACCAAGTCAGATTTAGCCGCGCTATTCAGCTCACACCCACCACTCGAAAAGCGCATTCAAGCCCTACGGAATAGCCTGTAA
- a CDS encoding class II aldolase/adducin family protein produces the protein MAFTVERSQLVAALHGMSNSNLSPGASGNASVRTADGGMLISASGQLAGNTRPGDLVYIDSDGDIPKNQRKPSSEWRMHWQVYLDHPEAGGIVHCHSRYATVLACQRRAIPAFHYMVAIAGGDSIPCAQYAAYGTQELSDYVSTALQQRRACLMANHGQIAYAADPLRALALAKDIEELAANYYLSLQGGEPVILNEAEMADVLSRYADYGQQN, from the coding sequence ATGGCCTTTACCGTAGAGCGCTCGCAACTGGTTGCCGCGCTACATGGCATGAGCAATAGCAACCTAAGCCCCGGCGCCAGCGGCAACGCCTCGGTACGCACCGCTGACGGCGGCATGCTAATCTCGGCCAGCGGCCAGTTGGCGGGTAATACTCGCCCCGGCGATTTGGTCTATATCGACAGTGATGGTGACATTCCCAAGAATCAGCGCAAGCCCTCAAGCGAATGGCGTATGCACTGGCAGGTTTATCTCGATCACCCGGAAGCGGGTGGCATTGTCCACTGCCACTCCCGCTACGCTACCGTGCTGGCGTGCCAACGCCGCGCGATCCCCGCGTTTCATTATATGGTTGCTATCGCGGGCGGTGACTCGATCCCCTGCGCTCAATACGCCGCCTACGGCACCCAGGAATTATCAGATTACGTTAGCACCGCACTGCAACAGCGCCGCGCCTGCCTCATGGCCAATCACGGCCAAATTGCCTATGCCGCAGATCCCCTGCGCGCACTCGCATTGGCGAAAGACATTGAAGAATTAGCCGCCAACTACTATTTAAGCCTACAGGGCGGTGAACCGGTGATTCTCAATGAGGCAGAAATGGCCGACGTGTTAAGCCGTTACGCCGATTACGGCCAACAAAATTAA
- a CDS encoding putative porin, which produces MKKTLLASAIAIVATSHAYADYQFELGAVYAQGESADTDYDGFGIGGEFHFDKVDTSKGPLAEASFLDKSSSLSFIFFSQEDDVANADEEETTSIGGRFVTATNVIIEADWTTEDDGNSDTDTIRVGVGTYLNDNTDVVVSYTTEDDNNADVDYLDVTFHGVNPLNQGASVAFDVAVGYIDTDDDSGYQIAVGGTYYFNTMFGIGLNAGIADVGDVTRDTVGIDASFFPSEQVELTLSIFDSSTEFNNIDVDSDGIMFGAAMRF; this is translated from the coding sequence ATGAAAAAGACTCTATTAGCCAGCGCCATCGCGATTGTGGCAACCAGCCATGCCTATGCCGACTATCAATTTGAGCTTGGCGCTGTTTACGCCCAAGGCGAAAGTGCTGACACCGACTACGACGGTTTTGGTATCGGTGGTGAATTTCATTTCGACAAAGTAGATACCAGCAAAGGCCCGCTGGCCGAAGCCAGTTTTCTCGACAAATCCTCATCCCTAAGCTTTATCTTTTTCAGCCAAGAAGACGACGTTGCAAATGCTGACGAAGAAGAAACGACTAGTATCGGCGGCCGCTTTGTTACCGCAACCAACGTCATTATTGAAGCCGACTGGACAACAGAAGACGATGGTAATTCAGACACCGACACGATCCGCGTTGGTGTGGGTACCTACTTAAACGACAATACCGACGTGGTAGTTAGCTATACCACTGAAGATGACAATAACGCCGACGTAGATTACCTCGACGTTACCTTCCACGGTGTAAACCCACTGAACCAAGGTGCTTCAGTTGCCTTTGACGTGGCTGTTGGCTATATCGACACTGACGACGATAGCGGCTACCAAATTGCGGTAGGCGGTACTTATTACTTCAACACCATGTTCGGTATCGGCTTGAACGCGGGCATTGCTGACGTCGGTGATGTAACTCGCGACACAGTTGGCATTGATGCGAGTTTCTTCCCCAGTGAGCAAGTTGAGCTTACCCTGTCGATCTTTGACTCAAGCACCGAGTTTAATAATATTGACGTGGATTCAGACGGCATCATGTTTGGCGCCGCTATGCGCTTCTAA
- the hrpB gene encoding ATP-dependent helicase HrpB has product MADLPIESLIPDIRLVLANHHELVLEAPPGAGKTTRVPLALLNEPWLAGQRILMLEPRRIAARAAAERMAEVIGETAGQTVGYRMRMDSAVSKHTRIEVVTEGVLTRMLHDDPSLAGIGLVIFDEFHERSLDADLGLALTLEGRSLFGELRDAPLKVLLMSATLDGQRIADLFNRDDAAQATVLRSEGRQYPVRLRYGNAYRHEQNTVDRVCAAVHEALRDETGSILVFLPGQGEIRRCAMSLANSVAKDVIIAPLYGDLSLLEQRLAIAPAPLGQRKVVLATSIAESSLTIEGIRVVVDSGLARLPAFDPRTGMTRLTTKRLSKASSQQRAGRAGRLSEGVCYRLWSESQQAELAAYNEPEILQADLSAFALQLLRWGVTDPSQLTWLDSPPDAAFQQALDLLLALGALRRDENRLQITTHGEAMASLPVHPRLAHMLLKGGEFGAAPLACAIAALLSERDFGPRDSADIQSRLAVLLGEQRADRQQQGIVARLKKQQQAYMRILAQSADIKGGAKDIDAGVLLAYAYPDRIAKQRRERGRDYVLSNGRAASLNEADALNASPWLVVASLGGTAGGRSDFIQLASSLNPAHFGGLLANQVKTFEQADWNDDKGRFIAERSDLVGSLVWRRQILNTISAEQKISALLAFVQRRGLAVFDWPESLVQWRARLMLAAKLDCQPGNWPDLSDEALMNTLAVWLAPYLAGVNSLHDFKRLNLGDILAASLDWPQRQALDTLFPERFAVPSGSHIKIDYSQTPPVLAVKLQEMFGCTVNPAVGNGRQPLLLHLLSPARRPLQVTQDLAGFWQGSYHDVKKEMKGRYPKHPWPENPLESLPTARLKPRGT; this is encoded by the coding sequence ATGGCTGACCTACCGATCGAAAGCCTAATCCCTGATATTCGTTTAGTCTTGGCAAATCACCACGAATTGGTTCTGGAAGCACCACCCGGCGCTGGTAAAACCACGCGGGTGCCCTTGGCCTTGCTAAATGAGCCGTGGTTGGCTGGCCAGCGTATTTTAATGCTGGAACCCCGCCGTATTGCCGCGCGGGCCGCCGCTGAGCGCATGGCCGAGGTGATCGGAGAAACAGCGGGGCAAACCGTCGGCTACCGCATGCGGATGGACAGCGCAGTAAGCAAGCACACCCGTATTGAGGTGGTCACTGAGGGCGTACTAACAAGGATGTTGCACGACGACCCTTCATTGGCGGGTATCGGTCTCGTTATTTTTGACGAATTCCACGAGCGTAGTCTTGATGCAGATTTGGGCCTCGCGCTCACCCTCGAGGGTCGAAGCTTGTTTGGCGAGCTGAGGGACGCCCCGCTAAAAGTGTTATTGATGTCGGCGACATTAGATGGTCAGCGTATTGCCGATTTATTTAACCGCGACGACGCGGCTCAGGCCACGGTGTTACGCAGCGAGGGCCGCCAGTATCCGGTTAGGCTGCGCTATGGCAATGCCTACCGTCATGAACAAAACACCGTTGACCGCGTTTGTGCGGCCGTGCATGAGGCCTTGCGAGATGAGACGGGCAGTATCCTCGTATTTCTACCGGGGCAGGGCGAGATTCGCCGCTGTGCGATGAGCTTGGCAAATAGCGTGGCTAAGGATGTGATTATTGCGCCACTGTATGGCGATTTAAGTCTGCTTGAACAGCGCTTGGCGATCGCACCAGCGCCGCTAGGCCAGCGCAAAGTGGTATTGGCAACTAGCATTGCCGAAAGCAGTTTGACCATTGAGGGCATCCGCGTGGTGGTGGACAGCGGTTTGGCGCGCCTGCCAGCATTTGATCCGCGCACGGGGATGACTCGCCTCACCACCAAGCGTTTGTCCAAGGCCTCGTCTCAGCAACGCGCTGGGCGGGCTGGGCGATTAAGCGAGGGCGTGTGTTACCGCTTGTGGAGTGAGTCGCAGCAAGCCGAGTTGGCGGCTTACAATGAGCCAGAAATTTTACAGGCGGATCTAAGCGCCTTTGCGCTGCAGCTACTGCGTTGGGGTGTTACTGACCCGAGTCAATTAACGTGGTTAGATTCGCCGCCAGACGCGGCTTTTCAGCAGGCGCTGGATTTGTTGTTGGCCCTAGGCGCGCTGCGTCGCGACGAGAATCGTCTGCAAATTACCACGCATGGCGAAGCGATGGCGAGCTTGCCGGTACACCCGCGTTTAGCGCATATGTTGTTAAAAGGCGGTGAATTTGGTGCCGCGCCACTAGCCTGTGCAATTGCTGCGCTGCTCAGTGAACGAGATTTTGGTCCCCGCGATAGTGCCGACATTCAATCACGGCTTGCCGTGCTACTCGGGGAGCAGCGTGCGGATCGTCAGCAACAAGGTATTGTTGCTCGCCTGAAAAAACAACAGCAGGCATACATGCGAATCTTAGCGCAAAGTGCCGATATCAAGGGCGGCGCTAAGGATATTGATGCTGGCGTCTTACTGGCTTATGCCTATCCAGATCGTATTGCCAAACAGCGTCGCGAGCGTGGCCGCGATTATGTGCTGAGTAATGGTCGCGCCGCGAGCTTAAACGAGGCCGATGCCTTGAATGCGTCGCCTTGGTTGGTCGTGGCGAGCTTGGGGGGCACGGCGGGGGGGCGCAGTGATTTTATTCAGCTCGCGTCGTCGCTGAACCCTGCGCATTTTGGTGGGCTGCTGGCGAACCAGGTAAAAACCTTTGAGCAAGCAGATTGGAACGACGACAAAGGCCGCTTTATTGCCGAGCGTAGTGACCTGGTTGGCAGCTTGGTATGGCGGCGGCAGATTTTGAATACGATTTCTGCCGAGCAAAAGATTAGCGCCTTGCTTGCTTTTGTACAGCGCCGGGGTTTGGCGGTATTTGATTGGCCTGAGTCGCTCGTCCAGTGGCGGGCAAGGCTAATGCTGGCGGCTAAATTAGATTGTCAGCCCGGTAACTGGCCTGACTTAAGCGATGAGGCGCTAATGAATACGCTTGCAGTATGGCTTGCACCGTATTTGGCTGGCGTCAATTCATTGCATGATTTTAAGCGTTTAAATTTGGGTGATATTCTCGCTGCAAGCCTAGACTGGCCCCAACGCCAAGCTTTGGATACGTTGTTTCCCGAGCGCTTTGCGGTGCCATCGGGTTCACATATCAAAATTGATTACAGCCAAACGCCGCCGGTACTGGCGGTAAAACTGCAAGAAATGTTCGGCTGCACGGTAAACCCCGCAGTGGGCAATGGACGTCAGCCCTTGCTTTTACATCTGTTGTCGCCAGCGCGGCGCCCCCTGCAAGTAACGCAAGATTTGGCGGGCTTTTGGCAGGGCAGTTATCATGATGTAAAAAAAGAAATGAAGGGCCGATATCCCAAGCACCCCTGGCCAGAAAATCCTTTAGAAAGCCTGCCCACTGCGCGGCTTAAACCGCGCGGGACCTGA
- a CDS encoding pseudouridine synthase, whose translation MSSSKSRLDRFISRQTGIKRGDVRSVLAQGRVLVDGKAARDIAQQIDQFSHVTFDGRSLQAQQALYVMLNKPAAVVSATKDAEHTTVIDILRRDDREQLHIAGRLDFNSTGLILLSNDGDWSRQLSLPERQIPKVYTVTLAQPLNTDYVAAFAAGMYFEYENITTRPAQLRIVSDYVAEVSLCEGRYHQIKRMFGRFQNEVLTLHRHRIGGLDLDESLAPGESRDLTRSELAQIAHY comes from the coding sequence TTGTCCTCTTCTAAGTCAAGGCTAGACCGCTTTATTAGCCGCCAAACTGGTATTAAGCGCGGCGATGTTAGGTCGGTTCTCGCGCAGGGGCGGGTGCTGGTAGACGGCAAAGCGGCGCGGGATATTGCCCAGCAAATCGATCAGTTCTCCCACGTTACGTTTGACGGTCGCAGCCTCCAAGCGCAACAAGCTTTGTATGTCATGCTCAATAAGCCCGCAGCGGTGGTCAGTGCGACTAAAGATGCAGAACATACTACCGTTATAGACATCCTACGCCGTGATGACCGAGAGCAACTGCATATTGCCGGCCGCTTAGACTTCAATTCCACGGGCTTGATCTTGCTCAGTAATGATGGTGATTGGTCTAGGCAGTTAAGCTTGCCGGAGCGTCAAATACCAAAGGTATATACCGTGACGCTTGCGCAGCCGTTAAATACTGATTATGTTGCGGCCTTTGCGGCGGGCATGTACTTTGAGTATGAGAACATCACCACCCGTCCCGCGCAGTTAAGGATTGTGTCTGACTATGTGGCGGAGGTCAGCTTATGCGAGGGCCGCTATCACCAAATCAAACGCATGTTTGGGCGTTTCCAAAATGAGGTTTTAACATTGCATCGCCACCGCATTGGTGGCCTAGATTTGGATGAGAGCTTGGCCCCGGGTGAGAGCCGCGATTTAACCCGCAGTGAACTTGCTCAGATAGCTCACTACTAA
- a CDS encoding lipocalin family protein — protein sequence MPKFICLALLAFLAACTKLPSGVTPVHDFDKDKYLGKWYEIARLDHRFEAGLSQVTADYSLRDDGGIRVINRGYSAADGEWREAEGRAYFIDDESTAHLKVSFFGPFYSSYVVFGLGLAADKTRYETAFVSGYNKSYLWLLARTPVVSDELISRFVNKARSLGFDTGSLLYVKHPKSIEER from the coding sequence ATGCCAAAATTTATTTGCCTAGCCTTATTGGCTTTTTTGGCGGCTTGCACCAAATTGCCCAGTGGCGTGACGCCGGTGCACGACTTTGATAAAGACAAATATCTGGGTAAATGGTATGAAATAGCCCGTTTAGATCATCGTTTTGAGGCCGGCTTGAGTCAGGTGACGGCGGACTATAGTTTGCGCGATGATGGCGGCATACGGGTAATTAATCGTGGCTATTCCGCAGCGGATGGGGAATGGCGCGAGGCAGAAGGTCGGGCCTACTTTATTGATGATGAATCGACAGCCCATTTAAAAGTATCATTTTTTGGCCCGTTCTACTCATCGTATGTGGTCTTTGGTCTCGGGCTTGCTGCAGACAAAACGCGTTATGAAACGGCGTTTGTTAGCGGTTATAACAAATCCTATCTCTGGCTCTTGGCCAGAACGCCAGTGGTGAGCGACGAATTGATTAGTCGCTTTGTGAATAAGGCACGATCACTGGGTTTTGACACCGGCAGCTTGCTTTACGTCAAACACCCAAAATCAATTGAAGAACGCTAA
- a CDS encoding TonB-dependent receptor, translating to MNWKMKIALAGVCAQPLSVFAEDNRHMEHVLVTTSIHKNEAQTALPLTVLSGEELRRQAAATIGETLNHSPGLSSASFGPAVGQPVIRGQQGPRVQLLQNSLSSLDVSSNSADHAVSVEPILADSIEILRGPATLLYGGGAIGGVINVLDGRVPSKAIDGVSGAAELRHSSVDDGRSGVFRVDAGDGNWAVHIDSLYRDWGYPEIPGLAINPRNIEDTDESSEGFIANADGRTRRTTLGSAYHFEDGYFGLSYSELDNVYGIPAGVHHHHDEEDGVGAVEEAEEGVNLAVSQKRWDLAGDQHFDGFLELLRWRLAYSDYQHQEIEASGDVGTTFNKEAWTGRLELAHQTFSYWGGDWHGVFGAQWLEADFSALGEESFVPVNTTRQLGLFWLEDYHAKNWSLEAGLRADMDRLSAEQDTIKDHDTDSISASLAGLYELNNSWTASLSLSSSRRAPTAEERFSNIGNTAGSYVVHGATGAVELGDEQLDSEEAQNIDLSLRAEYEMVSAKITAFSNQFNDFIYLENTGNEVDGVDVLAYRQQDAIFQGLEYELDWSFYSSAKQTYRLGLFGDRIKGELDNGDSAPRLPPGHDGVRLNWQAQNWQADLSVVYAHAQTKPGANELPTASYKRIDMTVSRAFDLADVQYTIMLKGRNLGDDEIRSASSFIRDYAPEAGRGIELALQMQFGDN from the coding sequence ATGAACTGGAAAATGAAAATTGCTCTGGCGGGCGTCTGCGCCCAGCCACTATCCGTATTCGCAGAAGACAATCGCCATATGGAACATGTCTTAGTGACCACTTCTATTCATAAAAACGAAGCGCAGACCGCCTTGCCTTTAACAGTGTTGAGTGGAGAGGAGCTGCGCCGGCAGGCAGCAGCGACGATTGGCGAAACCCTAAATCATTCGCCGGGATTGAGCAGTGCCAGCTTTGGGCCTGCAGTAGGGCAGCCCGTAATACGCGGACAGCAGGGGCCGCGGGTACAGCTACTGCAAAATAGCTTGTCGAGTTTAGATGTATCTTCTAATAGTGCCGATCATGCCGTTTCGGTTGAGCCAATACTGGCCGATAGTATAGAAATTCTGCGCGGCCCAGCGACCTTGCTGTATGGCGGCGGTGCAATTGGTGGGGTAATTAATGTCTTGGATGGCCGAGTGCCCAGCAAGGCGATTGACGGTGTTAGCGGCGCGGCAGAGCTGCGCCACAGCAGTGTCGATGACGGTCGCAGCGGGGTGTTTAGGGTCGACGCCGGTGATGGCAACTGGGCGGTGCATATCGACTCATTGTACCGCGACTGGGGCTACCCAGAAATTCCAGGCTTAGCGATTAACCCGCGTAACATCGAGGACACCGATGAAAGCAGTGAGGGCTTTATTGCCAATGCCGACGGTCGCACCCGTCGCACGACTTTAGGCAGTGCCTACCATTTTGAAGATGGCTACTTTGGGCTAAGTTATAGCGAGCTAGACAATGTCTATGGTATTCCCGCAGGCGTGCATCATCACCATGATGAGGAAGACGGCGTGGGGGCAGTAGAAGAAGCTGAAGAGGGTGTTAATCTCGCGGTAAGTCAAAAGCGCTGGGATCTTGCCGGTGATCAACATTTTGATGGTTTTTTGGAGCTACTGCGCTGGCGCCTGGCGTATAGCGATTACCAACATCAAGAGATAGAAGCCAGTGGCGACGTTGGCACTACATTTAATAAAGAGGCGTGGACGGGGCGGCTGGAATTGGCGCATCAAACGTTTAGCTATTGGGGTGGAGACTGGCATGGTGTATTCGGTGCGCAGTGGCTAGAGGCCGATTTCTCGGCGCTTGGCGAAGAATCCTTTGTGCCCGTAAACACCACTCGTCAGCTGGGTTTGTTCTGGCTAGAGGACTATCACGCTAAGAATTGGTCGCTTGAGGCGGGCTTGCGTGCCGATATGGATCGCCTTTCTGCAGAGCAGGACACTATAAAAGACCACGATACCGACAGCATCAGTGCTTCATTGGCGGGCTTATATGAATTGAATAATAGCTGGACGGCGTCATTATCGCTTTCGAGCTCGCGTCGAGCGCCGACAGCCGAGGAGCGTTTTTCAAATATCGGCAATACCGCCGGCAGCTACGTTGTGCATGGCGCCACTGGTGCCGTTGAGCTTGGTGATGAGCAATTGGACAGCGAAGAGGCGCAAAATATCGACCTGAGCTTGCGTGCTGAGTATGAAATGGTCAGCGCTAAAATTACCGCGTTTTCGAATCAATTTAATGATTTTATTTATTTAGAAAATACTGGCAATGAGGTGGATGGCGTAGACGTCCTCGCGTACCGGCAACAAGACGCGATCTTTCAAGGGCTTGAGTATGAGCTTGATTGGTCGTTTTACAGTAGTGCTAAACAGACTTATCGCCTAGGCCTATTTGGTGACCGTATAAAAGGTGAACTGGATAACGGCGATAGCGCCCCTCGTCTGCCGCCGGGACATGACGGTGTGCGCCTTAATTGGCAAGCACAGAACTGGCAGGCTGATTTAAGTGTGGTTTACGCTCACGCGCAGACCAAACCAGGGGCCAATGAGCTGCCTACCGCGAGTTATAAGCGCATTGATATGACTGTGTCGCGGGCCTTTGATCTTGCCGACGTGCAATACACGATCATGCTAAAAGGCCGAAACTTAGGTGACGACGAAATTCGCAGTGCCAGCTCCTTTATTCGCGACTACGCCCCCGAAGCAGGCCGAGGCATTGAGCTGGCATTGCAGATGCAGTTTGGCGATAACTGA
- the purC gene encoding phosphoribosylaminoimidazolesuccinocarboxamide synthase — protein MEKREELYSGKAKSVFKTDDPDRYILNFRNDTSAFDGLRVEQLDRKGMVNNKFNAFIMNALQAAGIPTHFEKLLSDNDALVKKLDMLPIECVVRNIAAGSIVKRLGVEEGLELNPPTFEMFLKNDALHDPMINEFHIRSFGWANDAQLDRMKELTFKVNDVLQKMFADAGMLLVDYKLEFGVFSDGEIHLGDEFSPDGCRLWDKDTREKLDKDRFRQGLGNVVESYELVGRRLGIDFDA, from the coding sequence ATGGAAAAACGCGAAGAGTTGTATTCCGGTAAGGCAAAGTCAGTTTTCAAGACTGACGATCCAGACCGTTATATCCTCAATTTCAGAAATGACACCTCGGCCTTCGACGGTCTGCGGGTAGAGCAGCTGGATCGCAAAGGCATGGTGAACAATAAGTTCAATGCCTTCATTATGAACGCCTTGCAGGCGGCTGGTATCCCAACCCATTTTGAAAAGCTGTTGTCTGACAACGACGCGCTGGTTAAAAAATTGGATATGCTGCCCATAGAATGCGTGGTGCGCAATATTGCAGCGGGTTCTATTGTAAAGCGTTTAGGCGTAGAAGAGGGCTTGGAGCTCAATCCGCCGACCTTCGAAATGTTTTTGAAGAACGACGCCCTGCATGACCCGATGATCAACGAATTCCATATTCGCTCCTTTGGCTGGGCAAACGATGCTCAGCTTGATCGCATGAAGGAATTAACCTTTAAGGTTAACGACGTGCTGCAAAAGATGTTTGCGGACGCTGGCATGCTACTAGTTGACTACAAGCTGGAGTTTGGCGTGTTTAGCGATGGCGAAATCCATCTTGGCGACGAATTCTCGCCAGACGGCTGCCGCCTATGGGACAAAGACACTCGCGAAAAGCTCGATAAAGACCGCTTCCGCCAAGGCCTTGGCAATGTGGTTGAGTCCTATGAATTAGTTGGTCGCCGTTTGGGTATCGATTTCGACGCCTAA